From the Shewanella amazonensis SB2B genome, one window contains:
- a CDS encoding lytic transglycosylase, with product MRNINYFFAGSLLLLSGCQLIPNGDIPADDETNINPTLEVVSPTESDTREQVVEARDLWQRMQEGMHWEKPNEAYVAPFRQKLLANPRHLEQVFSRAEPFLYLIVDELERRGLPLELALLPAIESAFDADAISHASASGLWQLTPPMARYFGLKMNWWYDGRNDVVASTRAAADFLEYLYDRTGNNWHYAIAAYNSGEGRVLSAVRHNEKAGKPTDIWALKLPRETRNYVPNLLALADVVKHADKYGVSLPRIKNEPVVDVVEIGSQIELALAAELAGLSVSELKSLNPGFKQWATAPKGPHRLVVPVSNAPDFVVALAQTPQEQRVQWARYQIKRGDSLSVIARQFGTTPQVLKQVNQMKNNQLIAGKELVVPANGRTNASAQLASATPKQSYKVKSGDSLWKIAQAHGISVNDLKKWNSLGSKAIIRQGQLLTVWPGSKAVANTRSTTYQVKRGDSLSLIAQKFKVKISELMSWNKLSSSALQPGQTLTVMLQ from the coding sequence ATGCGAAACATTAATTACTTTTTTGCCGGCAGCTTACTGCTGCTTTCCGGCTGTCAGTTGATCCCTAATGGGGACATCCCAGCTGATGATGAGACCAATATCAATCCGACGTTAGAAGTTGTCTCCCCCACCGAATCTGACACCCGGGAGCAGGTCGTTGAAGCACGGGATCTGTGGCAACGTATGCAGGAAGGTATGCACTGGGAAAAGCCCAACGAAGCCTACGTCGCACCTTTCCGTCAGAAGTTGCTGGCCAATCCAAGGCACCTTGAGCAAGTGTTCAGCCGTGCCGAGCCATTCCTGTATCTGATAGTCGATGAACTCGAACGACGGGGATTGCCCCTGGAACTGGCGCTGTTACCCGCCATCGAAAGTGCTTTTGATGCAGACGCTATTTCCCATGCCAGTGCATCCGGCTTATGGCAGTTAACGCCGCCCATGGCCCGTTATTTCGGACTGAAGATGAACTGGTGGTATGACGGCCGCAACGACGTGGTAGCGTCCACCCGAGCAGCGGCGGATTTCCTGGAATACCTGTACGATCGCACCGGCAACAACTGGCACTATGCAATTGCAGCCTATAACAGCGGCGAAGGCCGGGTATTGAGTGCCGTACGTCATAATGAAAAAGCGGGCAAGCCGACTGATATCTGGGCGTTAAAGCTACCTCGGGAAACCCGAAATTATGTGCCAAATCTATTGGCGCTGGCCGATGTTGTCAAACACGCAGATAAATACGGCGTCTCCTTACCTCGCATCAAAAACGAACCTGTAGTCGATGTCGTAGAGATAGGCAGCCAGATAGAACTTGCATTGGCAGCAGAGCTCGCGGGGTTGAGTGTCAGTGAACTTAAGTCACTGAATCCCGGATTCAAACAGTGGGCAACCGCCCCCAAAGGTCCTCACCGCTTGGTGGTACCTGTCAGCAACGCGCCTGATTTTGTCGTGGCACTGGCGCAAACCCCGCAAGAGCAGCGGGTACAGTGGGCCAGATACCAGATTAAGCGTGGTGACAGTCTTAGCGTCATTGCCCGCCAATTCGGCACCACACCTCAGGTGCTCAAGCAGGTGAATCAGATGAAGAACAATCAGCTGATTGCCGGCAAAGAATTGGTAGTGCCAGCCAATGGCCGCACAAATGCAAGTGCGCAGCTGGCATCGGCAACGCCAAAACAAAGCTACAAAGTAAAATCCGGTGATAGTCTGTGGAAAATCGCCCAGGCCCACGGTATCAGTGTGAATGACCTGAAAAAATGGAATTCCCTGGGTAGCAAAGCAATCATCCGTCAGGGGCAGCTCCTGACAGTTTGGCCAGGCTCTAAAGCCGTCGCCAACACGCGCTCGACCACCTATCAAGTCAAACGCGGCGACTCTCTGTCGCTGATTGCGCAGAAATTTAAGGTCAAGATCTCTGAGCTGATGAGCTGGAACAAACTCTCCAGCAGTGCCCTGCAGCCCGGACAGACCCTGACCGTCATGCTGCAGTAA
- a CDS encoding BsuPI-related putative proteinase inhibitor: MKLPLLMLSLLLGAGCAEAVVTPVTEDTNLRQQQNGFKENTMDMPLIGALTVEGTDKRGKLLVTLTVTHQGSSVITAHFTSGMGADLWLMDKGHRKVWAWSQEMMFTQALRQTQIAPGEVLTHKFAVPQQALSSCQGPCQFEAIFAGTTEGRSPLMAPVSMNVSGLAVPVIPPRS; encoded by the coding sequence ATGAAACTGCCACTGCTGATGCTAAGTTTGCTGCTCGGCGCTGGTTGCGCCGAGGCGGTTGTAACGCCTGTGACGGAGGATACCAACTTACGTCAACAGCAAAACGGATTTAAGGAAAACACCATGGACATGCCACTTATTGGAGCCCTGACAGTAGAAGGCACTGACAAACGTGGCAAACTTTTGGTTACGCTCACTGTCACTCACCAGGGCAGCAGTGTGATTACCGCGCACTTCACCTCAGGAATGGGCGCGGATCTCTGGCTTATGGATAAGGGGCATCGCAAGGTATGGGCCTGGTCGCAGGAAATGATGTTTACTCAGGCATTGAGACAAACCCAAATCGCCCCCGGTGAGGTGCTGACGCATAAGTTTGCTGTGCCTCAACAAGCGCTGTCGAGCTGTCAGGGACCCTGCCAGTTTGAGGCAATCTTTGCTGGCACCACGGAGGGGCGAAGCCCATTGATGGCCCCTGTCAGCATGAATGTATCCGGGTTGGCGGTGCCAGTCATCCCCCCTCGCAGCTGA
- a CDS encoding AsmA family protein, with amino-acid sequence MKLIKWIFAGIAAIAVLVVLYITLIFDPNDFKPMLVDAVKEQTGRDLVIEEPLSWQFFPSIGIRLAGVSLSNPEGFKEAHMMAVKEVVAEVKLLPLLSRDVQIDQLRLDGAKLTLVTTKQGKSSLDGLTGNTTSADKPADVKQGPGLNAISIGGINISDTSITLIDEAAGSSQTFTLSSLTLGEFTPGKAAPLAFAFGADLPDMKVKGEGEATLTVSEAFNALSLVGLNLEVNAQGNSLPKGAVTVEFAGGADVALEAKTAKLTVDKLTLMDIEGKGAIAANYGKKVPFVDVELAFGAIDVDAILGTEKSQTKADSTAPDTAQKEPDLSGMKAVDAKLKLDIAAVKVAGLSTADWALRANLAGGVLKVDELKASLYGGKVGASATLDGRKVPAVYSFNKAITGVQILPLLKDAAEVDLLAGTANFDIQGKGAGLLADNIKRNLNANGKFEVADGALYGVNVPQMIRDAQAKLKGDLNAAAGGEEKKTDFSSLTGSLNIAAGKANNPDLLMLSPLLRISGQGGADLMAETLDYKLATKVVGSLEGQGGDTALAGIEIPLAITGSFTEPKFALDTEALLKGQLKGETDKLKDKLKDSLFKKLGGNQ; translated from the coding sequence ATGAAATTGATCAAATGGATCTTCGCTGGCATCGCTGCGATTGCCGTCTTAGTGGTGCTGTACATTACTCTCATATTTGACCCCAATGATTTTAAACCCATGCTGGTGGATGCTGTAAAAGAGCAGACAGGTCGCGACCTTGTTATTGAAGAGCCGCTGTCATGGCAATTTTTCCCCTCTATTGGCATTCGTCTGGCGGGGGTGAGCCTGTCTAACCCCGAAGGCTTTAAAGAAGCCCATATGATGGCGGTTAAAGAGGTGGTTGCCGAGGTTAAACTTCTGCCCCTGCTCAGCCGGGATGTACAAATCGATCAGTTGCGTCTCGACGGCGCCAAGTTAACCCTGGTCACCACCAAGCAGGGCAAATCAAGCCTCGATGGCCTGACTGGCAACACCACATCTGCTGATAAACCGGCAGACGTAAAGCAGGGCCCGGGGCTCAATGCCATCAGCATTGGCGGAATAAACATCAGTGATACCAGCATTACCCTAATTGATGAAGCCGCTGGCAGCAGCCAAACCTTTACGCTGTCGTCATTAACACTGGGTGAGTTTACCCCTGGAAAAGCCGCACCACTGGCATTTGCGTTCGGCGCTGATTTGCCTGATATGAAGGTAAAAGGTGAGGGTGAGGCGACACTGACGGTGAGTGAAGCTTTTAATGCCTTGTCACTTGTCGGATTGAATTTGGAGGTTAATGCTCAGGGCAACTCGCTGCCAAAGGGCGCTGTAACAGTTGAGTTTGCCGGTGGAGCCGATGTGGCATTGGAAGCCAAAACCGCCAAACTGACCGTGGATAAACTAACCCTGATGGACATTGAAGGCAAAGGCGCCATTGCAGCAAACTATGGCAAAAAAGTGCCTTTTGTGGATGTTGAGCTGGCCTTTGGTGCAATCGATGTCGACGCCATTCTCGGTACCGAAAAGTCGCAAACCAAGGCAGATTCGACCGCACCCGATACCGCGCAGAAAGAGCCGGACTTGTCCGGGATGAAGGCCGTTGATGCCAAACTCAAATTGGACATTGCCGCCGTGAAAGTGGCAGGTCTGTCTACTGCTGATTGGGCACTCAGAGCCAATCTTGCCGGGGGCGTGCTTAAAGTCGATGAACTCAAAGCATCCCTGTATGGCGGCAAAGTGGGGGCGAGCGCCACCCTCGATGGCCGCAAAGTACCGGCGGTCTATAGCTTTAATAAAGCCATCACTGGCGTACAGATATTGCCACTACTGAAAGATGCTGCCGAAGTTGATTTGCTTGCAGGTACGGCCAACTTTGACATTCAGGGTAAGGGCGCAGGTTTGCTGGCAGACAACATCAAGCGCAACCTCAATGCCAATGGTAAGTTTGAAGTGGCCGATGGTGCGCTCTATGGTGTGAACGTGCCACAAATGATCCGTGATGCACAGGCCAAGCTCAAAGGTGATTTGAATGCGGCCGCCGGTGGCGAAGAGAAGAAGACTGATTTCTCAAGCCTTACAGGTTCTTTGAATATCGCCGCAGGAAAAGCCAATAATCCTGATTTGTTGATGCTCTCACCGCTACTGCGAATTTCCGGGCAGGGCGGCGCAGATCTTATGGCCGAAACCCTCGACTATAAGCTCGCCACCAAGGTGGTTGGCTCACTGGAAGGACAGGGCGGTGATACGGCGTTGGCAGGCATAGAAATTCCGCTCGCTATTACCGGCAGCTTTACCGAGCCCAAATTTGCCCTGGATACCGAGGCTCTGCTCAAAGGCCAACTGAAGGGCGAGACTGATAAACTCAAAGATAAGTTGAAAGATTCCCTGTTCAAAAAGTTGGGAGGTAATCAATGA
- a CDS encoding putative 4-hydroxy-4-methyl-2-oxoglutarate aldolase has product MLDLLPDLFDEFAEHLTLVAAPWRQFGAKRIFYGQVVTVSCFEDNSRVKELLATPGMGRVLVVDGGGSQRKALVGDLIAQSALDNGWAGIVVYGAIRDVGTLATLNIGVQALGSVPIKTERRGLGDTGVTLNLVGVTVNPGDWIYADDNGIAVSREALPIIEQD; this is encoded by the coding sequence ATGCTCGACCTGTTACCGGATTTGTTTGATGAGTTTGCCGAACATCTCACCTTAGTGGCGGCGCCCTGGCGTCAGTTTGGTGCGAAACGGATTTTTTACGGACAGGTGGTCACCGTAAGCTGCTTTGAGGATAACTCCAGGGTGAAGGAGCTTTTGGCAACCCCCGGAATGGGCCGGGTCCTGGTGGTTGACGGCGGTGGCTCACAGCGTAAAGCCCTGGTCGGCGACCTGATTGCTCAGTCAGCTCTGGACAATGGCTGGGCTGGCATTGTTGTTTACGGTGCCATCAGGGATGTAGGTACTCTCGCCACCTTAAATATAGGCGTTCAAGCGTTGGGTTCTGTGCCCATAAAAACTGAACGTCGTGGATTGGGGGACACAGGTGTTACACTTAACCTGGTCGGCGTCACCGTCAATCCCGGTGACTGGATATATGCTGATGACAATGGCATAGCCGTTTCCCGAGAGGCCTTGCCGATTATTGAACAGGATTAA
- a CDS encoding ABC transporter substrate-binding protein, producing the protein MKRLVAALAMSIAVVWYLMVSVDQGSANATNSLTIAVSATPLSSPIIVAEKKGLFQKHGLKVQLKLLQGGHRCFDALIKNEADLATSSESVVMYNAFKRNDFSVITSFVTSDNDVKVIVRKDSGITSLTDISGHSVGMVKGTSSEYFFNSALLLHGVENALISARFMAPEELGKALLDKQLDAVSLWEPYASELMQSLKSDGSQLSTKGLYRLSFNLLSMRGDIQSKQDTHVRVLRALDEAVASIITSPAEAKQLVSDYLNVPLPEIEGFWADYHFHLGLDKTLQLELLSQAHWAIDSGYVDQSQAPDFRDFIDKTALSQIRDTFRSH; encoded by the coding sequence ATGAAGAGATTGGTTGCAGCCTTGGCAATGTCAATCGCTGTAGTTTGGTATTTGATGGTTTCGGTAGACCAGGGTTCGGCCAATGCCACCAACTCCCTGACTATCGCCGTATCGGCTACCCCGCTGTCGAGCCCCATTATCGTCGCCGAAAAGAAGGGGCTCTTTCAAAAACACGGCCTGAAAGTGCAGTTAAAGCTCCTGCAGGGCGGTCACCGATGCTTTGATGCCTTGATAAAAAACGAAGCGGATTTAGCCACAAGCTCTGAATCCGTGGTGATGTATAACGCCTTTAAACGTAATGACTTTAGTGTAATTACGAGCTTTGTCACCTCGGATAACGACGTTAAAGTGATTGTGCGTAAAGACAGCGGCATAACGTCGTTGACGGATATTTCAGGCCACAGTGTGGGTATGGTCAAAGGCACTTCCAGCGAGTATTTTTTCAATTCCGCGTTACTGCTTCATGGTGTGGAAAACGCTCTGATTTCCGCCCGTTTTATGGCTCCTGAAGAGCTGGGAAAGGCACTGCTTGATAAACAATTGGATGCAGTCTCTCTGTGGGAGCCTTATGCCAGCGAGCTGATGCAGTCTCTTAAAAGCGATGGCAGCCAACTCAGCACGAAAGGCCTTTACCGTTTGTCTTTCAATTTATTATCTATGCGGGGCGATATTCAGAGTAAGCAGGACACCCACGTGCGTGTACTCAGGGCGCTGGATGAAGCCGTTGCCAGTATCATCACCAGTCCGGCGGAAGCCAAACAGCTTGTCAGTGACTATCTCAACGTGCCTTTGCCTGAGATAGAAGGTTTTTGGGCGGACTACCACTTTCATCTTGGGTTAGATAAAACACTCCAATTAGAGCTGCTGTCCCAAGCCCACTGGGCAATAGATTCTGGCTATGTGGACCAGTCTCAAGCACCTGATTTTCGTGATTTTATCGATAAAACTGCACTCAGCCAGATTAGGGATACGTTCCGCTCACATTGA
- a CDS encoding GGDEF domain-containing protein, whose product MTLSKRLKLSVVISGLLLFLLMGILLYLVGMDVRGYRHSYSYQQAQVTLSRMSGELWQLNRYEDLQALDKARELTQLLDEQIGFLEKDAQYNPLLSHIKKTNHNLKLLMQLYPSAPRENVETAAMLNARFNTLLLTMQDEMGEIRHRLVEEQFYSKQYLLLLIAVILFLSMSAVILFNLKTMSVFKQGMLSLESGIRDLAKGNLETRVCEDSGSEFTELSKHFNWMTQELQQITVSRDKLQDEVNKRTEVLQLQKDKLKYEAEHDSLTRVYSRYAFHRLLEQSLKRLARSNGTGALLFIDIDKFKPINDNYGHSIGDHVLVTVAQRISHTLRESDMVARIGGDEFIVWLEPIEHTLQLEVVIKKLLDKLHLDINFANVHLLIDVSIGAACYPQDGTGIEELINVADRNMYACKRGDRDIKSARQGAENLADEGGV is encoded by the coding sequence ATGACACTTTCCAAACGACTCAAACTCAGCGTAGTGATTTCAGGACTTTTGCTGTTTCTGCTGATGGGTATATTGCTTTACTTGGTCGGAATGGATGTACGCGGCTATCGTCACAGTTATTCCTATCAACAGGCCCAGGTCACCCTATCCCGGATGTCCGGTGAACTATGGCAGCTCAATCGTTATGAAGATCTACAGGCCTTGGACAAGGCGCGCGAATTAACCCAATTACTGGATGAGCAAATTGGTTTTCTCGAAAAGGACGCCCAGTACAACCCGTTACTGAGCCACATAAAAAAAACCAATCACAACCTGAAACTGTTAATGCAATTGTATCCTTCAGCCCCCAGAGAAAATGTAGAAACCGCCGCCATGCTCAACGCACGATTCAACACCCTTCTACTAACCATGCAAGACGAAATGGGGGAAATACGTCACCGCCTGGTGGAGGAGCAGTTCTATTCCAAACAGTACCTGCTGCTACTGATTGCGGTGATCCTTTTTCTGTCGATGTCGGCGGTCATTCTGTTCAATCTCAAGACCATGTCAGTATTCAAACAGGGAATGCTGTCCCTCGAATCAGGAATAAGAGATCTCGCCAAAGGCAATCTGGAGACACGGGTATGTGAAGATTCGGGCTCCGAATTTACCGAGTTGTCCAAACACTTTAATTGGATGACACAGGAGTTACAGCAAATTACGGTCAGCAGAGATAAGCTGCAGGACGAAGTCAATAAACGCACCGAAGTGCTGCAACTGCAAAAGGACAAATTAAAGTACGAAGCGGAACATGACTCGCTCACCCGGGTGTACAGCCGTTATGCGTTTCATCGATTACTGGAGCAAAGTTTGAAACGCCTTGCTCGCTCAAATGGCACAGGCGCTCTGCTGTTTATCGATATTGATAAGTTCAAACCCATCAATGATAACTACGGCCACAGCATTGGTGATCATGTGCTGGTCACTGTTGCTCAGCGGATCTCCCATACCCTTCGTGAATCGGATATGGTTGCCCGTATAGGAGGAGATGAATTTATTGTGTGGCTGGAACCCATAGAGCATACCCTGCAACTGGAGGTGGTAATCAAAAAGCTGCTGGATAAACTTCATCTGGACATTAATTTTGCTAATGTCCACCTGCTGATTGACGTCAGTATCGGTGCGGCTTGCTATCCCCAGGATGGTACAGGCATAGAAGAGCTTATCAATGTTGCCGATCGCAACATGTATGCCTGTAAGCGAGGCGATCGCGACATCAAATCAGCTCGACAAGGGGCTGAAAACCTTGCGGATGAAGGCGGTGTTTAG
- the msrQ gene encoding protein-methionine-sulfoxide reductase heme-binding subunit MsrQ has product MRLTPGRLFWLKCALHTGFILPLLWLGWGVALNQLGGDPVQYLIHFTGKGTLHGLMLTLLITPLAKRLKMGPLMQTRRLIGLWTFSYGVLHLLAFVSLDLLFAWNMLLTEILKRPYLLVGMAGLVILTALAVTSLKSLQRRMGPHWQRLHNWVYLVALLAPVHYLWSVKSEIIEPSLYLLLCLWLLWLRREKLLNTAFIRKVFSPLSS; this is encoded by the coding sequence ATGCGATTGACCCCGGGACGACTGTTTTGGCTAAAGTGCGCACTGCATACGGGGTTTATTTTGCCTTTGTTGTGGCTTGGATGGGGTGTTGCACTTAACCAATTGGGCGGCGACCCGGTTCAGTACCTGATTCACTTTACCGGTAAAGGCACGCTTCACGGGCTGATGCTGACACTGCTGATAACGCCGCTCGCAAAGCGTTTAAAGATGGGACCGTTAATGCAAACCCGGCGTTTGATTGGTTTGTGGACCTTTAGCTATGGTGTGTTGCATCTACTGGCCTTTGTCAGCCTGGACTTACTGTTTGCCTGGAACATGTTGTTGACGGAAATTTTAAAGCGCCCGTATTTGTTGGTGGGGATGGCAGGCTTGGTGATTTTAACGGCGCTCGCCGTAACCTCCTTAAAAAGCCTACAAAGGCGCATGGGGCCCCATTGGCAAAGGCTGCATAATTGGGTGTATCTAGTCGCCTTGCTTGCTCCTGTACATTACCTTTGGTCGGTAAAATCTGAGATCATCGAGCCCAGCCTGTATTTGCTGCTTTGTCTGTGGTTATTGTGGCTGCGGCGTGAGAAGCTCCTAAACACCGCCTTCATCCGCAAGGTTTTCAGCCCCTTGTCGAGCTGA
- the msrP gene encoding protein-methionine-sulfoxide reductase catalytic subunit MsrP, with product MKRRRVTRPSWQLSEAEVTPEPLFRDRRAIVKALGLGAIGASLPGAVHGSIFDVFSSAPKPVFIQAPLSANKPAAFQDFSEPLTPENKVISHNNFYEFGTAKTDPVENAQSFKVNPWHLSVEGLVDTPLQLDYDDLLQSFALEERIYRLRCVEAWSMVVPWVGFPLAALLKKAGVKAGATHVAFETLYDPAQMPGQKNTYVGGGIHYPYVEGLTLAEAMNELSLLSVGLYGKTLPPQNGAPVRLVVPWKYGFKSIKSIVKIRVMNKQPPTSWNQLAPHEYGFYANVNPDVDHPRWSQASERRIGPGGLFSAERIATRPFNGYEEQVAHLYKDLDLKRYF from the coding sequence GTGAAACGACGCAGAGTGACACGCCCATCTTGGCAACTGTCTGAGGCCGAGGTCACGCCCGAGCCTTTGTTCAGGGACCGACGTGCCATCGTAAAAGCGCTGGGATTGGGCGCCATTGGCGCGAGCCTTCCCGGCGCAGTGCATGGCAGTATATTTGATGTGTTTTCCTCAGCACCCAAGCCAGTTTTTATTCAAGCCCCCTTGTCTGCCAATAAGCCCGCTGCGTTTCAGGATTTTTCCGAGCCTCTCACTCCGGAAAACAAGGTCATAAGTCACAACAACTTTTACGAGTTTGGTACTGCCAAGACCGACCCGGTTGAAAATGCCCAGTCGTTTAAAGTGAACCCCTGGCACCTGTCGGTAGAGGGCCTGGTAGATACGCCATTGCAGCTTGATTATGATGATTTGCTGCAAAGCTTCGCCCTTGAGGAGCGTATCTATCGACTGCGCTGCGTTGAAGCCTGGTCAATGGTGGTGCCCTGGGTTGGTTTTCCACTGGCGGCACTGTTAAAAAAGGCCGGTGTAAAGGCTGGGGCTACCCATGTGGCGTTTGAAACCCTGTACGATCCGGCGCAAATGCCGGGACAAAAAAATACTTATGTGGGCGGTGGCATTCATTATCCTTACGTGGAAGGGCTGACCCTCGCTGAAGCCATGAATGAGTTATCTCTCCTGAGCGTAGGGCTCTATGGAAAAACCCTGCCGCCCCAAAATGGGGCCCCGGTTCGTTTGGTGGTACCCTGGAAATACGGCTTCAAGAGTATTAAATCCATTGTGAAAATTAGGGTGATGAACAAGCAGCCACCTACAAGCTGGAATCAGCTAGCTCCCCACGAATATGGATTCTATGCGAACGTAAACCCCGATGTGGATCATCCCAGGTGGTCTCAGGCCTCTGAGCGCAGAATAGGTCCGGGAGGGCTTTTTTCTGCCGAGCGTATCGCGACACGTCCGTTCAACGGTTACGAAGAGCAGGTAGCGCATCTCTATAAAGACTTGGATTTGAAAAGGTATTTTTAA
- the rmuC gene encoding DNA recombination protein RmuC has translation MTPLDLFSLPQWIAISALCFLFLMIGALINQILTRKRWESLDALRIEQHQAAICALESQLDEHKNQLDDKEDRLSFFQNRIEEVSQRYGEAKAEAQRLPELEQKLADTHRQLMEARLETAKAIAMQQSISAKFDAERQAFEEKLALLESAEARLKLQFENLANKIFEQRAEQLKGQNLLQLDAVIGPLKQQIDGFRKQVNESYSIEQAERSSLKHQLEQLASLNVKMSQDAINLTNALKGDNKQQGNWGEVILERVLSESGLREGHEYHTQQELKAENGQKFKPDVIVHLPGEKDVVIDAKMSLTAYERYFNASEDADKAQALKEHVLSVRSHIKLLSQKDYQHLHGLKTLDYVLMFIPVEPAFLLALEQEPGLVGYALEHNIMLASPTNLLVALRTIHNIWRYEYQNLHAQHIAKAAGKIYDKLCIYVDEMDKLGRSLDTAQKSFQSAMGKLSTGRGNLIRQAHQMRQLGVESSKQLDKQLLDNALDDSMEAGEDDDTVADTLAVNGSTPVPHLTNQRQ, from the coding sequence ATGACGCCGCTTGACCTTTTTTCTCTTCCCCAATGGATAGCCATTTCCGCCCTTTGTTTTCTTTTTCTGATGATCGGGGCTCTCATTAATCAGATCCTCACCCGTAAACGCTGGGAAAGCCTTGATGCACTGCGTATTGAGCAGCATCAAGCCGCCATCTGCGCCCTTGAATCACAATTGGACGAGCACAAAAACCAACTCGACGATAAAGAAGACCGACTGAGCTTTTTTCAAAACCGCATTGAGGAAGTCAGCCAACGTTACGGTGAAGCCAAGGCTGAGGCACAGCGGTTACCCGAACTTGAGCAAAAGCTGGCCGACACCCATAGACAATTGATGGAAGCCCGGCTGGAAACCGCCAAGGCCATCGCCATGCAACAGAGCATCAGTGCCAAGTTTGACGCCGAGCGGCAGGCGTTCGAAGAAAAGCTGGCCCTGCTGGAATCAGCAGAAGCCCGGTTAAAATTGCAGTTTGAAAACCTTGCAAACAAAATTTTTGAACAGAGAGCGGAGCAGCTTAAAGGGCAGAATTTATTGCAGCTTGATGCGGTAATCGGCCCTCTAAAACAACAAATTGACGGTTTCAGAAAACAAGTCAATGAATCCTATTCAATTGAACAGGCCGAGCGCAGTAGCCTTAAACATCAGCTCGAACAACTGGCATCCCTTAATGTGAAGATGAGCCAGGACGCCATCAACCTGACCAACGCCCTCAAAGGTGACAATAAACAGCAGGGCAACTGGGGAGAAGTCATACTGGAGCGGGTGCTCAGTGAAAGCGGCCTGCGTGAAGGTCACGAGTACCACACCCAGCAAGAATTGAAGGCCGAGAATGGACAAAAGTTCAAACCCGACGTGATAGTCCACCTGCCCGGCGAAAAAGACGTGGTGATAGACGCCAAAATGTCGCTCACCGCTTATGAGCGCTATTTTAACGCCAGCGAGGATGCCGACAAGGCACAGGCCCTCAAAGAGCATGTACTGTCGGTCAGAAGCCATATCAAGTTGCTCTCACAAAAGGATTATCAACACCTCCACGGCCTTAAAACCCTCGATTATGTGTTGATGTTTATTCCTGTGGAACCCGCCTTTTTATTGGCACTTGAGCAGGAGCCGGGACTGGTTGGCTACGCCCTTGAACACAATATTATGCTTGCCAGCCCAACCAATTTGTTGGTTGCCCTGCGCACAATTCACAATATCTGGCGATACGAATATCAGAATCTGCATGCACAGCACATCGCTAAGGCCGCGGGCAAAATCTACGACAAACTCTGTATTTATGTGGACGAAATGGACAAGTTAGGTCGCTCGCTGGACACGGCGCAGAAAAGTTTTCAATCAGCGATGGGCAAACTCTCCACCGGCCGCGGTAATCTTATTCGTCAAGCCCATCAAATGCGCCAGCTTGGCGTTGAAAGCAGTAAACAGCTAGACAAGCAACTGCTTGACAACGCCCTTGACGACAGCATGGAAGCCGGAGAGGACGACGATACTGTAGCCGACACTCTGGCCGTCAATGGTTCAACGCCAGTGCCACATCTGACTAACCAGAGACAGTAA